The Colias croceus chromosome 21, ilColCroc2.1 genome window below encodes:
- the LOC123701277 gene encoding gastric triacylglycerol lipase-like, whose protein sequence is MRVRIDVNMKLYIVLFTFFVLIQCSQSRYTDWLPQNLVTTFTNKTTQIKDYVRSKGRSIKQFYVDNVKNRIVSYLSPSNLTEEDITIRPERMKRKFNDYVEDAQAQDKKLFDVIAPERIEYDCNDNDPSIHMTTPQLIASHGYTSESHTIVTSDGYILTVHRIPYSKNSTTRTSPRKTVLLHHGLLGSSADWIIPGPQKGLAYILSEAGYDVWLANVRGNTYSRAHVSLNSDTFEFWNFTFHEVSQHDLPAVIDYIMEKKGWDSKINYIGHSMGTTILFAMLSTKTQYNKVLRAGFALAPVAYMTHIESPIKLLAKYSNNLEYLLKLLGANEFLPQNAVLRWLSKHACEINKFEEAICENSMFVLCGHDQRQFNKTLLPLMLSHVPAGASTKTLVHYAQEIKNAGRFQQFDYGPEGNFKHYGNLSPPQYPIHKITLPIALLSSENDWLAGDVDVTNLYVQLPNPIEHYIVPLKEFNHIDFLWAIDAPTLVYAKLLELLEEGTSDSNLINDIDIGLPIQNNI, encoded by the coding sequence ATGCGTGTGCGCATCGATGTAAACATGAAGCtctatattgtattgtttacatttttcgTCTTAATACAATGCAGTCAAAGTCGATACACTGATTGGTTACCACAAAACCTAGTGACTACGTTTACAAATAAGACGACACAAATAAAAGACTATGTGCGTTCGAAAGGGCGTAGTATCAAACAATTCTACGTTGATAATGTAAAAAACCGAATAGTGTCTTATCTGTCCCCGAGTAATCTAACGGAGGAAGATATCACAATACGGCCGGAACGGATGAAACGCAAATTTAATGATTACGTCGAAGATGCTCAAGCGCAGGATAAGAAGCTTTTTGATGTTATCGCACCGGAAAGGATTGAATATGACTGCAACGATAATGATCCCAGTATTCACATGACGACGCCGCAACTAATAGCGTCCCATGGATATACTTCTGAATCGCATACAATTGTGACCAGCGACGGCTACATATTGACAGTGCATCGCATACCGTATTCCAAAAATTCTACAACAAGAACGAGTCCACGTAAAACTGTGTTACTCCACCACGGTCTTCTTGGCAGTTCCGCAGACTGGATCATTCCTGGGCCGCAAAAAGGTTTGGCTTACATTTTATCGGAAGCGGGTTACGATGTTTGGCTGGCGAACGTTAGGGGCAATACATATTCAAGAGCTCATGTTTCTTTAAATTCTGACACATTTGAATTCTGGAATTTCACATTTCACGAAGTCAGCCAACATGACTTGCCAGCAGTTATCGATTACATTATGGAGAAAAAGGGCTGGGactctaaaataaattacataggCCACTCGATGGGCACAACGATATTATTTGCTATGTTATCTACTAAAACCCAGTACAATAAAGTTTTGAGAGCGGGTTTCGCATTGGCTCCAGTCGCCTATATGACTCATATAGAAAGCCCTATAAAACTTCTAGcaaaatatagtaataatttgGAATACCTCCTCAAACTTCTTGGAGCTAATGAATTTCTACCACAAAACGCAGTGCTGCGCTGGTTGTCAAAACACGcgtgtgaaataaataaattcgagGAGGCTATTTGTGAAAATTCTATGTTCGTTCTTTGTGGTCACGACCAACGGCAATTTAATAAGACCCTTCTGCCTCTCATGTTAAGCCATGTCCCTGCTGGCGCTTCAACGAAAACCTTAGTTCATTATGCACAAGAGATCAAAAACGCAGGAAGATTTCAGCAATTCGATTATGGGCCTGAAGGAAACTTTAAGCATTATGGTAATCTTTCACCTCCGCAGTATCcgatacataaaataactCTGCCAATTGCTCTGTTGAGTTCTGAGAATGATTGGCTGGCCGGTGATGTAGACGTCACTAATTTATATGTACAACTACCCAATCCTATAGAACATTATATAGTACCACTGAAAGAGTTCAATCACATTGACTTCCTTTGGGCTATCGATGCACCGACGCTTGTATATGCTAAACTTTTGGAATTGCTTGAAGAAGGGACAAGTgattcaaatttaataaacgatATTGACATCGGTTTAccaattcaaaataatatatag
- the LOC123701278 gene encoding GDP-D-glucose phosphorylase 1 isoform X4: MCFKNAKRRPPEQIDDVCQAFDKNKFNFCKVSPEEVIFQFWRENKTDDVHTILVNVSPINKYHSLLCPSVNKMLPQMITLESLQLVIDLYTMAGDRDLRIGFNSLCAMASVNHLHYHLFIVSQNLPVETVKCKNIKGPIWVIQYYPIPAFCFEITTSAIEMYKIIEYFFKKSIAHNIFVTRGRCFESDSETHRVLIWPRKSSSGAKQLTEMNAGVCELSGWFPVYSAEDYENIDIKSLEAELCKWKYEDFDQLCTDIELLY; encoded by the exons AAATGCAAAGAGGAGACCACCAGAACAAATAGATGATGTTTGCCAAGCATTtgacaaaaacaaatttaacttCTGCAAGGTATCGCCAGAAGAAgtcatttttcaattttggagggaaaataaaa cAGATGACGTCCACACAATCCTAGTAAATGTGAGTCCAATAAATAAGTACCATTCTTTATTATGTCCATCTGTGAACAAGATGTTGCCACAAATGATCACATTGGAAAGTCTTCAACTGGTAATCGATTTATATACCATGGCGGGGGATCG GGATTTACGAATAGGCTTCAACAGCTTATGTGCTATGGCGTCAGTTAATCATTTACActaccatttatttattgtgagCCAGAACTTACCAGTGGAGACTGTG aAATGTAAAAACATCAAAGGTCCAATCTGGGTGATACAGTATTACCCCATACCAGCGTTTTGTTTCGAAATAACCACAAGTGCGatagaaatgtataaaataatagaatatttcTTCAAAAAATCAATAGCACATAACATTTTCGTCACTAGAGGGCGCTGTTTTGAAAGCGACTCGGAAACACATAGAGTTCTCATATGGCCAAGAAAAAGTAGTTCTGGTGCAAAACAATTAACTGAAATGAATGCAGGTGTATGTGAGCTTAGTGGATGGTTCCCAGTATATA gtgCTGaagattatgaaaatattgatatcAAAAGTTTGGAAGCGGAACTGTGTAAATGGAAGTATGAAGACTTTGATCAGTTATGTACAGATATCgaacttttatattaa